AGCGAACGGTTTTTCGCAGAGTACATGGCGGCCTGCCTTCATAGCCGTAACGCTAAGAAGCGCATGAGAAGATGGGGGTAAACCGTTGTAAATAAGATCGATTTCAGGATCAGAAACCAGCTCCTGGTAGGTGGTAGCGACCCTCGAAATGCCATGCTCCGCGGCGAAGGATGCTGCGCGCTCACGGTCCCGGGCAGCGACAGAGACAATCTCAGCATCATCACGTCTGGCGGCTGGCGCAATGATGGCCAGTGGCGCGATCTGCGATGCCCCAAGAAGCCCTATCCGAACCGCCCTCTGATCCATTCGCCCCCCTCCCTCAACCGAACCTGGCCCAACAACTATCACACCGCAACTAGGGCCCAGCAATGTCCAGACAGGTCAATTGACATTATTAAGCAGTCAATTAAATATCGATGCTGAAAATCATTGATTTTGGGAGGAACCCGGCATGTCAATTTCACTGGAAGCAATCAACTGGCTGGCTGTTTTGGGCGCCATCGTGGCCAATATGGCCGTCGGTGCCATCTGGTACTCCCCTCTCGCCGCTGGCAAAGCGTGGCTGGAGTCGACGGGCCGAAGTCAGGAAGAAATTGAAGGCGGCGGCGGAGCCATGGCACTCGTAACCATTCCAGCAGCGCTCAATGCCGTCGTGATCGCGATCCTCGCATCAGGCCTAGGCGTCGCTTCAGCTGGTGGCGGTGCCCTGCTCGGGCTTCTCGTATGGCTGGGATTTGTTATGCCCACCAACTGGATCGAAGTGATTTTCGATCGCAAAAGCTACCGCACCGCCATCATCAATAATGGCAACTTCATTATTACGATGCCCCTGATGGGCGCCATCATAGGCATGTGGGGCTAAGCAGGTCTCGCGAGGCCGCAATAATCAGCAAAACATCCTGCTCATTTTTGTTGAGCTATCGATTTGGCAAGAAACGCAATCTGAAGCTCAACACGCTTGAGCTCCCGAACGACTGTGTTCTTGTTCAGCTCCATCCAGTACCAAATTTTTGCAAGCATGATCGCCAGAATCAGAATGATCCAGACACCCCCCCAGATCGCCAGATCCTTGGTGTCTGTCGCTTGAAGAAAGCGGATCGTTGCCCAGATTGCGCCAC
The DNA window shown above is from Parvibaculaceae bacterium PLY_AMNH_Bact1 and carries:
- a CDS encoding DUF1761 domain-containing protein (Derived by automated computational analysis using gene prediction method: Protein Homology.), producing the protein MSISLEAINWLAVLGAIVANMAVGAIWYSPLAAGKAWLESTGRSQEEIEGGGGAMALVTIPAALNAVVIAILASGLGVASAGGGALLGLLVWLGFVMPTNWIEVIFDRKSYRTAIINNGNFIITMPLMGAIIGMWG
- a CDS encoding hypothetical protein (Derived by automated computational analysis using gene prediction method: GeneMarkS-2+.), translated to MTNIDDEIRAVLSAEEMDELEKLTGEQGMFDMIGESFRSKMRYWMILLWGYSIAAFGGAIWATIRFLQATDTKDLAIWGGVWIILILAIMLAKIWYWMELNKNTVVRELKRVELQIAFLAKSIAQQK